In Candidatus Syntrophosphaera sp., the genomic stretch TTCCAAAACCTGCTCCCGTGCAGCAAAGGAAGCCCCGGAGGCTTTGAAAAACAGCGTCATGACGTTGGGAAAGCGGTAATCGCGGAGGGTATTGGGCTCGATGCCCAGTTCGTATTCCCGCAGCAGGGCCTCCGCCGCTTCGCGCCCTGATTCCTTGGCCAGGGAATCTATCTCCGCCACATTGACGTGCAGCTCGATGGCCAGGCTGTCCATGGCGATGGCGTTGTCCATGTAGACGTAGACCGGCAGCCCGGAAAGCTGCTGCAGGCGGAATTGCCGGCTTTCCTGATATTGGTGGTGGATGTATGTCCAGGCCAGCAGAGCGGCCGTGATCAGGATCAGGATCACCGTAAAGCGTGAATTCATCTTGCTTGTCCTTTATGCCGGATATGGCAGATAAGATGTCTTTTGAGACCAGCAGCCGGAGAGAGCGAAATTATGTCAAGCAAAGTCTTGGCCGCCGCGACCCGGATATCTTCGGCCCGCGAGGCCGGATAAAGCAGCAGCGCGTCGCCTTCCGGGGCCAGGTTGCGCCGCACGCAATCCAGAACATCCTGGAGGGCGCATTCCAGTTCAAAGCGGCTGACATTTCTGCTCTGGAGCGGGCTGTACCTGCCGCTGCCTGTTTTTTGCCAGGGAGGGTTGGAGACGATCAGGCTATAGGGCTCATCAGAGCTGTACTGGCGCAGGTCGGAAAGCAGAAACTGGATCTGCAGGCCAAGGCGTGAAGCATTCTCGCAAGCCAGAGCGTGAAGTTCGGGCTGGATCTCCAGCGCTTCGATCTCCCATCCGGGACGGGCCAGAGCCAGCATGATGCTCACGATCCCGCAACCGCTCCCCAGTTCGAGGACCCGCAGTTGTTGCTCGTCCCTGAGGGCCAGGGCGGCTTTGCGCAGGGAGTCGGAGGCATGACTAACCGCTTGCGAGGCAGCGTCCTGC encodes the following:
- a CDS encoding methyltransferase — translated: MDLDGEGLYILQDAASQAVSHASDSLRKAALALRDEQQLRVLELGSGCGIVSIMLALARPGWEIEALEIQPELHALACENASRLGLQIQFLLSDLRQYSSDEPYSLIVSNPPWQKTGSGRYSPLQSRNVSRFELECALQDVLDCVRRNLAPEGDALLLYPASRAEDIRVAAAKTLLDIISLSPAAGLKRHLICHIRHKGQAR